Genomic segment of Gloeocapsa sp. PCC 7428:
ACCAGCGATTTACTTTATCTTCAGCCGTCGAGGATGCGACCAAGCTGTTGCTAATCTAGAAATGTCGCTAGTCAACTCAGCGGAAGCTGCACAACTGAGGCAACAAATTGATGAGTTTCTCGCCCGCAATCCTGAAGCCGGACGCGCGGGGCAAATCGAACCACTTTATCGCGGAATTGCCGCACACCATGCAGGGATATTACCGACTTGGAAAGGGTTAGTCGAAGAACTGTTTCAGCAGGGACTGATCAAAGTTGTATTTGCAACCGAAACGCTAGCCGCAGGAATTAATATGCCGGCGCGGACAACCGTAATTTCAACGCTTTCCAAACGCACCGATCGCGGACACCGACTGCTTAACCCTTCAGAATTTCTCCAAATGGCAGGGCGTGCGGGACGTCGCGGTATGGATAAAATTGGTCATGTTGTTACGTTACAAACACCATTTGAAGGTGCTAAGGAAGCTGCGTATCTTGCGACAGCCCAACCCGATCCACTTGTGAGCCAGTTTACACCAAGCTACGGTATGGTGTTGAATTTGCTGCAAACGCATACGCTCGAAGAAGCAAGAGAACTTATTGAACGCAGCTTTGGGCAGTATTTAGCCACATTGTACTTGAAACCGCATTATGAATCTCTCGCGCATCTGCAAGCGCAAGTTGCTCAAATTGAGGCACAGCTAGAGTCGATAGACATGGAACAGGTGGCGAAGTATGAGAAATTACGCCAACGCATTAAAGTAGAACGCCAACTTTTGAAGACACTTCACGAACAAGCGCAAGAAGCACGGGTAGAACAATTAGGCTTAACATTGAGTTTTGCCGTGTCAGGAACGCTGTTGAGTCTGCGAGGAAAACACGTACCCACCGCAACACCAATCCCCGCCGTTTTAGTCGCCAAAACACCAGGTGCAGGTCAAGCGCCATACTTGGTTTGCTTAGGACAAGATAATCGTTGGTATGTGGTGATGACGAGTGATGTCGTGGACTTGTACGCAGAGTTACCCCGACTAGAACTCGCCAGCGATCTGTTACCACCGGCAGAAATGCCATTAAAGCCAGGTCAATCGCGGCGGGGAAATCAAGAAACTGTGGCGATCGCGCGGCAAATTCCTGATGTCGCACAATTGAATATTGCCCCTGAAGTCTTGGCACAACAAGCTAAAGTCGCCGCTTTAGAAGCCCAGTTAGAAGCGCATCCGGTACACAAATCGGATAATCCCGCAACAATCCTCAAACGCCGCAACAAAATTTTGCAGTTGCAAGCAGAAATAGTCGAGCGACAAGCCGAGTTAAGTCAATTATCTCAGCACCATTGGGAAGAATTTTTACATCTCATTGAAATTCTGCAACGGTTTGGTTGCTTGAATGAGTTAGTACCGACGCATTTAGGACAGGTCGCAGCGGCGATTCGCGGCGACAATGAATTATGGTTAGGACTCGCTTTAAGCAGTGGGGAATTCGATCAACTCGATCCGCACCACCTCGCCGCAGCAATTGCTGCCCTTGTAACTGAAAATACCCGCCCAGATAGTTGGGTACGCTACACTTTAGCTTCTGAAGTCGAAGAAGCACTTGCTGGATTGCGTTCTATCCGGCGTCAATTGTTTCAACTGCAACGCCGTTACAATGTCGCTTTTCCCATTTGGTTGGAATACGATTTAGTAGCATTAGTCGAACAGTGGGCGTTAGGAGTCGAGTGGTCAGAACTTTGCGCAAATACTAGCTTGGATGAAGGCGATGTCGTGCGGCTGTTACGCCGGACACTCGATTTGCTATCGCAAATACCTCATATTCCTTATTTATCCGAAGCTTTACAGCGCAACGCCTATCGGGCAATGCAATTACTAGACCGCTTCCCTGTTAATGAAATTGTAGAGTAGTAAAAAGCGCAAAAAAAAGCAATTAGCCTTGATTGCTAATTGCCCATTGCTATAGCACTTGAAGAGATGCTTAGGACATGGTCGAGGCTCAAGCCTCTTTCTCTATCTTGCTTTTAACCCTGATCTCTGACCTCTACTAAAGTTCAAGACGGGAAATTTGCTCTACTACGACCACCATTACGACCTACTGCGGGCAGTTCCAACAGCGTACCATCGGTGGCTTGACCTGTACCGTCATTCGTAACCGATGCTGCGTCTCCAGGATGTCCGTTAGGAATGAACAGTTGCGGGTGATCAAAGGGGGCTTTATCTAACCGCACGCGATCATCAGTCAGCGCTTTGAGAAATTCCACTAAGTCATCTTTATCTTGCTCGCTTAAATTCAGATTTTCAATATCTGGGTCTAAGTTGTTGATATTCTGCTCGTGGAAATCACCACCGCGATTGTAAAAATCAATCACTTGCCGCAGTGTTAATTGTCCGCCGTTGTGGAAATAAGGAGCGGTAAGTTCGATGTTGCGGAGTCCTGGAGTTTTGAAAGCACCATCAACTGCGACGCGATCGCCTGCTCCAACTGCAATATTAGGACTTTCGCCCAACAGTGCGTTAAATTTCCCTTGCTGTGCTAGTCGTGTTTCCGATAGCGGATTGCCAAAGGGATCTTTCCCACCTACGCCTAAGTCTTCTTGCGTTGGTCGCACGCCAATGTTGTAGAAGCCATTGTCATAAACTGCGGGTTGTCCGTTACCCATTTCCATCAGTTCGAGCCGTTCGTTCCGCACGTTTCTCACCGATGCATTTGTAAATTCTGCACCGCCGTGGCAATTGATACATTTCGCCCTGCCTTCAAATAGCTCTTTACCGCGCACTTGTGCAGCCGTCAAAGCACCTGTATTGCCTTCGAGGTATCGGTCAATTGGTGCATTATTCGAGACAAGCGTAGACTCGTACATTTGAATCGCGAGTCCCATGAACAGTGAGAAGTTGTAGTCCATCAGCGTATATTGCTGAGATGGTAATTGACCAGGATCGACAATTCCATCTGCATCTGCGGTTTGCGAAGCTTTTCTGCGCACAAAACTACGATTTCCGTTAGCGTCAACGTTGATGAGATACGCAGATCTCCACCACTCAGGCTGAAACGCTGCCTTAATCATTGCCGTGTAGGTCGTTTTCAAGCCTGGTTGTCTTCCTCGACTTAAACCACCAAGTACGCTATCATCAGCCGCAACCAGTTGTTTACCGAGTGGTCGCAACGCACGTAATTTCTTACCTGTCTCTCTCGGAAGTAGCCGACGCTTGACTCTACCGAGTTTATTACCGATATCAGGAAAAATCCGACCTGTTGCCGATTCTTCAACCGAACTGAGCGGTGGTCCTACTGCTTGTGAAGCAAGTGAGGCATTTTTTAAGCTAATTTTGACTTCTTGCGGTAATGCTGCGGGTCTAGATGCTTTGATCACGCGCGCATTCGGATCGCGCGAACCAAAGGGGTTGACTCCATTAAATTCATCCTGCGCTCTACCATCCCAGAAGTTACGGAAGTTAAATACTGCGTTAATCGTACTTGGTGTGTTGCGTTCAGTAACCTGGCGGACGTTGGTTCCATTGACATGGAATACCGCGTCGGGTTGTACTGTAACGTTATCTTGTGCGTTTCCTGGAGTTGTACTATTGAACTTGGTGAGCGGTACACCTTGCGAACCCGCGACGTCATTACTATCCGCAAGGACTGCGGAAGAACGATTATTCGGATCGGCAAGTTTGTGAAATGGAAAGTCTTCCGGTTTAAGCGTGTAATTAGGTCCACTACCTACACTAAACGTTTGATCGGGATTAGGACTACCATCAGCATTAACACGCAATAATCCTGGACTCAGCTGATTTTTGGCTCGCGTATCGGTTCCCGCATGAAAGTGGCAGCTGGCGCACGCTTGAATTCCATCACTGCCAATTTGCATATCCCAGAACAACGCCTTTCCCAAGCGGATCGCTGCGGCGCGATCGCTTACAAATTCTCCTAAATTTGCTGGTTCAGGAATCGGTACGGTTTTGAGCGATGTTAACGGCTGCGAAGGTTCTTGCGGTACCAACTGCGCAGATACGGTATGACCTGCAAGTACTGCGATCGCAACTATAACCGTCACTGCTACATTTCCCAATACTTTTCCTGTCAAGTGATTTCTTTGGTGAAAAGTACTATTTTTTAAACGATTAGTTTTAAGGGTTTTTAATAGATTTGCTCTTAGTAAATGCAACACCCGCAAACTATGACTAAATCTTTTTCGGCATTTTTCTATAAAAATACCTAATGATAATTTTCGACTCACTCTCTCCGTCCTACAACATTTTCAAAACCTTTGACAACATCATCATCTTGAGTTGTTTTATTCAAATACCAAGTTCAGTTTGTTAGTAACAGTATCCTTGGTAAATAGCTTACTTATTGGTTACCATTACAAAATTTTCTCGACATTATATGTATTCTTCAAGTTGACATAAACAAGAATATAAACTACCCAAATAATTCTAGACATTTTCACTGATAAATGTTGCCTCTACATAAAAGCCATACATAACTCATACACAACTTATACATTTAATTTTTAGTTCATTTATTTTTAAAACATCCTAAAAAAAATGTAAGTAAATTGTGTAGATATAGGATTTCTCCGCAACTTGTGATATGTACTAAGCTTTGAGCGTAAACTCTTAACGCCAGCGCCGAATTCTTAAGTTGTTTTTCGGTAAAATAAGCGTAAGAACGCATTATTAGAGAATGATTATTAAAATCTAAAATTAAGAAAAGATTTAAGTTTTAACTGAATACCTAACAGTCTCAATCTAACGTAGAGAATAGTCTTTGATTAACCCAACTCGTCATTTATGGCTCATTCTTCACCACGAACCATTATCATAAAGGCACTAAGTGCTGATACTTACCTGCTTAGCAAAAATCCCACCCGTAAGAGGTATGGGATTGGCAACAGATTGAGTTTTTAAATAGCCGAATTGCTCTCGGTTTTTAAAGCTTGCACAATTAAAGATCTACGCACTTACAACCTTCAAGCTCAATTGTTAGCGTTGAAACAAAACAATGTAATGTATGCTTACCTTGGGACTATATGACGCCGAGGAGAAACGCCAGGATTAATCACCGCCGCAAATTCTTCTGGTGATAACTTGCTAATAGCTTGATCTAAATCTTCTAAAGTGAAGTTATAGCCCCTTTGTGCAGCAATTTTGATGAAAGCTTCTGGATCAGATGTTGCTTTGAGTCTCTCTTGTAAGGCGTGATCTTGTTGTACAGCTTTAAAAAATCGGGCAGCGGTTTCTTGTGCCATGACAATAATCTCCTTTATATGAGTTTTTTCTGCACTTCTCAGTGCAACCGCACGCTCATGTCATGTCGGCGCTGCTGCAACTACTTTGAGCATAGCTCGCTCATCTACAATTTTGCGGAAATCTTGACAGAAGTTAAAGCAACTGTAATCTAGTTAACTTACAAATGCTCGACTTACTGCTAAAGAAACTTTTTATTAAATACGCAAAACACAGCGCCAAAAGCGTATTAGCGATATTTGCTTACCGCTGGTTGCCAAACTACTGATGTTACAGATTGTTGCAATCTGCACGTTGTTGCTTAAAGTCGAAGTCATTTCGAGTACGATATTAAAACAAACCCATAACGACTACGAATAAGGGCGTAGAGAATGAGTTTGCATCGACCCTAAATAGACATTGCAGCGTCTCAGAAGATGGAGAAATCAACTTATATGTCAGATCGCAATACTTTGACAACCGCGAATGGAACTCCTGTTGCAGATAACCAGAACTCCTTAACCGCAGGCGATCGCGGACCTGTGCTTATGCAAGATTTCCACTTGATGGAGAAACTGGCGCACTTCAACCGCGAACGAATTCCTGAGCGCGTTGTTCATGCGAAAGGAGCCGCTGCATTTGGTACATTTACTGTTACCCACGACATTACTTGCTACAGCAAAGCGAAAGTCTTTTCCGAAATTGGCAAGCAAACTCCAGTTCTCTTACGATTCTCTACCGTTGGTGGCGAAAAAGGGTCAGCCGATGCAGAGCGCGACCCTAGAGGGTTTGCGGTTAAGTTTTATACCGGAGAGGGCAATTGGGATTTAACAGGAAATAACACACCAGTCTTTTTCATCCGCGATCCGCTCAAGTTTCCTGATTTCATACATACACAAAAGCGCAACCCACAAACAAACTGCAAAGATGCTAACGCCATGTGGGATTTCTGGTCACTCAGTCCCGAAGCACTGCACCAGATTACAATTTTATTTAGCGATCGCGGTACGCCAAAAACCTATCGCCACATGGATGGATTTGGTAGTCATACCTTCAGCTTGATCAACGATCGCGGCGATCGCGTGTGGTGCAAGTTCCACTTCAAAACTCTGCAAGGTATCGAAAATTTCACCACTCAAGAAGCCGTGCGAGTCAAGGGTGAAGACCCCGATCATGCAACGCGCGACTTATTTGATGCGATCGACCACGGTGATTATCCACGTTGGCGCGTTTGTATTCAAGTGATGACTGAAGAACAAGCGATGCGTCACCGAGACAATCCTTTCGATTTAACAAAGGTGTGGAAGCATTCTGAATATCCTTTAATTGATGTCGGCATTCTCGAACTCAATCGCAATCCACACAACTACTTTGCAGAAGTCGAACAAGCCGCCTTTTCTCCCTCAAATGTCGTTCCAGGAATCAGCTTTTCACCAGATAAGATGTTGCAAGCGCGGATTATGTCCTATCCCGACGCGCAACGCTACCGTCTCGGTGCAAATTATCAGCAATTATCGGTGAATCAGCCCAAGTGTCCAGTCATGCACTATCAGCGCGATGGCGCGATGGCGTTAGGCAATAATGGCGGTAACGCACCCAACTACGAACCTAACAGCTATGACAATACACCAAAGCAAAATTGTGCATACGCTGAGCCAGCGTTAGACTTAGGCAATGTCAAAGTCGATCGCTACGATCGCCGTCAAGGAAATGATGATTATACTCAAGCCGGAGATCTCTATCGCTTAATGACACCTGATGCACAAGCGCGCCTTGTCGAGAACATTGTTGATAGTTTAAGTAGTGCGCGACAAGATATTCAGATGCGTCAACTGTGCCATTTCTTCCGCGCTGATGTAAAGTATGGGATGCAAGTTGCCCAAGGTTTAGGCATTCACATTGATCCGGCGATGGTTCCCGCAGCGCATCAACCTGTTGGTGTTTAGTCGATTCTAAGGGTTCGGGTTCTCATTTATGTTTGGTAATCGGTAATTGGGAATATAGATATTCTTGTCAATGACCAGTTACCGCCGTTCCTTCTTTAGAGACCTCTTTAGGCGTGCGGCGGCTTCGCCAATTACCAATT
This window contains:
- a CDS encoding RNA helicase, with the protein product MNSQLFPELNLERIFPFQLDEFQLAAIRALNANRSVVVCAPTGSGKTLIGEYAIYRALSRRKRVFYTTPLKALSNQKLRDFRDRFGADMVGLLTGDASINRDAPIVVMTTEIFRNMLYGTPIGEVGTSLVDVEAVVLDECHYMNDRQRGTVWEESIIYCPSTIQLVALSATIANSQQLTDWINQVHGPTELIYSEFRPVPLEFYFCNPKGLFPLLDNSKSKINPRLKPKPGSGDASQARGGRRNGARLESPSLEYTISRLAAKDMLPAIYFIFSRRGCDQAVANLEMSLVNSAEAAQLRQQIDEFLARNPEAGRAGQIEPLYRGIAAHHAGILPTWKGLVEELFQQGLIKVVFATETLAAGINMPARTTVISTLSKRTDRGHRLLNPSEFLQMAGRAGRRGMDKIGHVVTLQTPFEGAKEAAYLATAQPDPLVSQFTPSYGMVLNLLQTHTLEEARELIERSFGQYLATLYLKPHYESLAHLQAQVAQIEAQLESIDMEQVAKYEKLRQRIKVERQLLKTLHEQAQEARVEQLGLTLSFAVSGTLLSLRGKHVPTATPIPAVLVAKTPGAGQAPYLVCLGQDNRWYVVMTSDVVDLYAELPRLELASDLLPPAEMPLKPGQSRRGNQETVAIARQIPDVAQLNIAPEVLAQQAKVAALEAQLEAHPVHKSDNPATILKRRNKILQLQAEIVERQAELSQLSQHHWEEFLHLIEILQRFGCLNELVPTHLGQVAAAIRGDNELWLGLALSSGEFDQLDPHHLAAAIAALVTENTRPDSWVRYTLASEVEEALAGLRSIRRQLFQLQRRYNVAFPIWLEYDLVALVEQWALGVEWSELCANTSLDEGDVVRLLRRTLDLLSQIPHIPYLSEALQRNAYRAMQLLDRFPVNEIVE
- a CDS encoding cytochrome-c peroxidase, which gives rise to MTVIVAIAVLAGHTVSAQLVPQEPSQPLTSLKTVPIPEPANLGEFVSDRAAAIRLGKALFWDMQIGSDGIQACASCHFHAGTDTRAKNQLSPGLLRVNADGSPNPDQTFSVGSGPNYTLKPEDFPFHKLADPNNRSSAVLADSNDVAGSQGVPLTKFNSTTPGNAQDNVTVQPDAVFHVNGTNVRQVTERNTPSTINAVFNFRNFWDGRAQDEFNGVNPFGSRDPNARVIKASRPAALPQEVKISLKNASLASQAVGPPLSSVEESATGRIFPDIGNKLGRVKRRLLPRETGKKLRALRPLGKQLVAADDSVLGGLSRGRQPGLKTTYTAMIKAAFQPEWWRSAYLINVDANGNRSFVRRKASQTADADGIVDPGQLPSQQYTLMDYNFSLFMGLAIQMYESTLVSNNAPIDRYLEGNTGALTAAQVRGKELFEGRAKCINCHGGAEFTNASVRNVRNERLELMEMGNGQPAVYDNGFYNIGVRPTQEDLGVGGKDPFGNPLSETRLAQQGKFNALLGESPNIAVGAGDRVAVDGAFKTPGLRNIELTAPYFHNGGQLTLRQVIDFYNRGGDFHEQNINNLDPDIENLNLSEQDKDDLVEFLKALTDDRVRLDKAPFDHPQLFIPNGHPGDAASVTNDGTGQATDGTLLELPAVGRNGGRSRANFPS
- a CDS encoding Nif11-like leader peptide family natural product precursor, whose product is MAQETAARFFKAVQQDHALQERLKATSDPEAFIKIAAQRGYNFTLEDLDQAISKLSPEEFAAVINPGVSPRRHIVPR
- a CDS encoding catalase gives rise to the protein MSDRNTLTTANGTPVADNQNSLTAGDRGPVLMQDFHLMEKLAHFNRERIPERVVHAKGAAAFGTFTVTHDITCYSKAKVFSEIGKQTPVLLRFSTVGGEKGSADAERDPRGFAVKFYTGEGNWDLTGNNTPVFFIRDPLKFPDFIHTQKRNPQTNCKDANAMWDFWSLSPEALHQITILFSDRGTPKTYRHMDGFGSHTFSLINDRGDRVWCKFHFKTLQGIENFTTQEAVRVKGEDPDHATRDLFDAIDHGDYPRWRVCIQVMTEEQAMRHRDNPFDLTKVWKHSEYPLIDVGILELNRNPHNYFAEVEQAAFSPSNVVPGISFSPDKMLQARIMSYPDAQRYRLGANYQQLSVNQPKCPVMHYQRDGAMALGNNGGNAPNYEPNSYDNTPKQNCAYAEPALDLGNVKVDRYDRRQGNDDYTQAGDLYRLMTPDAQARLVENIVDSLSSARQDIQMRQLCHFFRADVKYGMQVAQGLGIHIDPAMVPAAHQPVGV